Sequence from the Melanotaenia boesemani isolate fMelBoe1 chromosome 21, fMelBoe1.pri, whole genome shotgun sequence genome:
aaagaagcctcccaagtccaggtggaggtcctgtaGTCTTTCCATCAGTGTCCACAGTTAGATGTAGGATCTATTAATTCTACACACAGCAGAGGAGGTTTAGTTCCTGGTTATTAGTCTATGTTGGCatctaaaacagaaataaataaaacgtaAAGACCTGAAAGGAGCGTTGATGTGATTTTACACTTTTATCGTGCTGAGAAATTAATTCATGTGTAATAATCATCATTATTTCTATAAAAATAATCGTACCAGAGAGCAGAATTTAAGGAACAGAAGAACCAGAAGAACAAATCAGAGAACAGAATCTGCAGAACAACAAGCTGCCGAGAAGAAGCAGCAGcgatggaataaaaacaaaaccccaAAAAAGTTTTCCAACTGGAGCTTCTGATAATGCCAAGGTACCACAGAACCATGTTCCCGGCTCCCCCAGGAGAACTAAATCATGTTCCCGGCTCCTCCAGGAGAACTAAATCATGTTCCCGGCTCCTCCAGGAGACCTAGATCATGTTCCCGGCTCCTCCAGGAGAACTAAATCATGTTCCCGGCTCCTCCAGGAGAACTAAATCATGTTCCCGGCTCCTCCAGGAGACCTAGATCATGTTCCCGGCTCCTCCAGGAGAACTGGATCATGTTCCCAGCTCCTCCAGGAGAACTAAATCATGTTCCCGGCTCCTCCGGGTGAACAGGATCATGTTCCCGGCTCCTCCAGGAGAACAGGATCATGTTCCTGGCTCCTCCAGGAGAACTACATCATGTTCCCGGCTCCTCCAGGAGACCTAGATCATGTTCCCGGCTCCTCCAGGAGAACTGGATCATGTTCCCAGCTCCTCCAGGAGAACTAAATCATGTTCCCGGCTCCTCCAGGAGAACTAGATCATGTTCCCAGTTCCCCCAGGGGAACAGGATCATGTTCCCGGTTCCCCCAGGGGAACAGGATCATGTTCCTGGCTCCTCCAGGATAACTACATCATGTTCCCAGCTCCTCCAGGAGAACTACATCATGTTCCCAGCTCCTCCAGGAGAACTAGATCATGTTCCCGGTTCCCCCAGGAGAACAGGATCCTGTTCCCGGCTCCTCCAGGGGAACTAGATCATGTTCCCGGCTCCTCCAGGGGAACTAGATCATGTTCCCGGCTCCTCCAGGAGAACAGGATCATGTTCCCGGCTCCTCCAGGGGAACTAGATCATGTTCCCGGTTCCCCCAGGAGAACAGGATCCTGTTCCCGGCTCCTCCAGGGGAACTAGATCATGTTCCCGGCTCCTCCAGGGGAACTAGATCATGTTCCCGGCTCCTCCAGGAGAACAGGATCATGTTCCCGGCTCCTCCAGGGGAACTAGATCATGTTCCCGGTTCCTCCAGGAGAACAGGATCCTGTTCCCGGCTCCTCCAGGAGAACAGGATCCTGTTCCCGGCTCCTCCAGGGGAACTAGATCATGTTCCCAGCTCCTCCAGGAGAACTACATCATGTTCCCAGCTCCTCCAGGAGAACTAAATCATGTTCCCGGCTCCTCCAGGAGAACTAGATCATGTTCCCAGTTCCCCCAGGGGAACAGGATCATGTTCCCGGTTCCCCCAGGGGAACAGGATCATGTTCCTGGCTCCTCCAGGAGAACTACATCATGTTCCCAGCTCCTCCAGGAGAACTACATCATGTTCCCAGCTCCTCCAGGAGAACTAGATCATGTTCCCGGTTCCCCCAGGAGAACAGGATCCTGTTCCCGGCTCCTCCAGGGGAACTAGATCATGTTCCCGGCTCCTCCAGGGGAACTAGATCATGTTCCCGGCTCCTCCAGGAGAACAGGATCATGTTCCCGGCTCCTCCAGGAGAACAGGATCATGTTCCCGGCTCCTCCAGGGGAACTAGATCATGTTCCCGGTTCCCCCAGGAGAACAGGATCCTGTTCCCGGCTCCTCCAGGGGAACAGGATCATGTTCCCGGCTCCTCCAGGGGAACTAGATCATGTTCCCGGCTCCTCCAGGAGAACAGGATCATGTTCCCGGCTCCTCCAGGAGAACAGGATCCTGTTCCCGGCTCCTCCAGGGGAACTAGATCATGTTCCCGGCTCCTCCTGGAGAACTAGATCATGTTCCCGGCTCCTCCTGGAGAACTAGATCATGTTCCAGAGGGACTAAACCAGAGGGTCTTAAGGATGCAAACAACGGGGTCAAAGATGTAAAGAATGTGGCTGAAAACAGTCATTAGAACATTCCTCACATTGTTGTCTGACCTCTGTAAAGAAAAGCTCTGTTGGTCCACAAAAACTTTCTGTTTCAATcaggaaaatgtcagaaatcCAAAACTTTCACTTCACCACCGCTTCCAACAAAAATTCCTCCAGGAATAAATATTTGGTACTTTTgcttaaaaaatgtgttaattaaGAAAAAGTTGCAGATTAATTTCTTATTCAGGTTCTAGTCGCTTACATGATCAATAGTTATTAGAAACCCAACATTTACTTCCAGAAAGactaaaaaagacatttttgtacGTCGCAcaacaattaatttatttaggtATGATTTCATTAAAGTAGCGTTATTTAAATTTTAGGTTAATTACAACATTTGGCTCAATATTGTAACGTtatagtaaattaaattaacgtTCAGTATTAAATGCACTTGGACCTAAACTGAGCTTCAGTTTTTATCATTATATCATCTTATGTGAGTTTTTATCTTGTAATgttgatgtgatgtgatgtttaTTTGTGAGAGTCCAAACCAAAGATCACTGATGCGTTAAAATACGGTTGAATGCAGATATCTGCTGTTTTCTGGATGAGGAGAGTAAAACTCACCTGCCAGGCAACCGGAGCATCAGACGTCCAAACGCGGAAATGTGGAGGTTGAGATGATCCAGTGAGAGCAGCTGGACGTGTTTCTGGTCAAATCCAATCGGAGAGATTCTACTTATGACAAGAACGCACAAAAAGGCAAAAACGTTCCGGTAAACAGCGATAAAACCCTCGGAGATAGGAGAAGGACGACGCGGCAGCCTCTCTGCGGCGCGCGCTCCGCTCCGGCCTGTTAAAAACTACACTCCGCTGATCAACACGGCTCTCCGACCGATCTTTGTCACCTGCACGGGCTTACGTCAACCCTCCGCGTGCCGCGGTGACAGGAAAATGTCGGGTTAAAAATAGTTTGTCTGACAGAAACCTGTTTCTCCTCCGCATGTGCAGAGGACGAGCCGCGGAGAGAGACTGCTGCCGCGCGGCGCGAGCTGCTGAATCATCCACACACAGACGCGTGCGCGCGGACTGCGCTCGCACAAGACACAGCTGACTCTGACGTCATCCGCCCCTGTAAACATAACCCTTTCATGACCAGATTGCTAGAGAGGAATGAAACCACAGCTGGGCTGTAGACCCAGGTCATTTTAAAACCAGCTGAAATTGGTTTTCTTTCGAACTTCGTACAGAAGAaaacctaaacctgaacctggTTAACTTAAACCTGTTCTAAACCTGGTTAACTGAGGTTTATTTTAAACCTGCAGGGGATCTGGTTAACTTAGACCTAACCTGCAAGAAACCTGGTTAACTgagatttaatttaaacatgcaGGTCTTAATACAGCAGATAAACCAGAAAACACACTAAATTATTCCATGGTTGTCCTCTAAAGTTAAACTGAagcaggacaagttaaaaaaaaaagctgcgaAAATTTTATCAGCGTATAAGAGgttcgtttttatttttttatttgcttatttttatttatttgtttatttttatttttcatgaatgATAAGAATATGACAGCAAACAAacgttattattattttttctatcaGAATCTAAACATGTCAAACATGGAGCTGAATTTTACAccagcattttaaaatcagCTCTTCTTCAACGTGCTGCTGGTGTGCTGTGGCTGTttgtccaccagagggcagagTTCACCGTCTTCTTCTCTCCAAGATTTACTCCAGCTGGGCTGCGCTCTGCAGGTTTGTGATAACTGTTTGttagtaataaataaacaaatacaaataagcaCTCGAAAGTTAAGAATAATGTATTATCTGTtacaagaaaaggaaagaaaatctttCAGGCAGGTATTTTTCTagctggctggctggatggatggatggatggatggatggatggatggatggatggatagatagatagatagatagatagatagatagatagatagatagatagatagatagatagatagatagatagatagatagatagatagatagatagatagatacttttcTTCTGCCCCGTGAATACTTGTTACACTGTAATAATTCTGACATCAGTGATAAATTATGGAAAAATAATCCATATTTTTGGTTTGTATATTCTTTAAAAGTAAAGAGTCCTTTAAAAAcaatcctggatccaggcggtgacccggatcacccccaaattCCTACAGACTGAGTTTGTAGTAAGGATTtcctttcttgttttgttttgttttgcttttgtttttgtttttttgttttgttttgttttgttttgttttgttttgttttgtttttttatttatttatttattttatatttttcttgttcttcacTTTGCTTAATCTCAGACATGCTGGtgagaaaataaagattagCACACGGGTTTAACGCGAGGCTAAAAGGCTGGAGAGCATCAGTACTTCAGGATGCAGCGCGGAGGGTCTTCCTCTGCAGCCCCCTCCTCAGTCTCGCGGGTGATGTGGTCTGATCGTGTGTGTCTCCTGCAGGGTGTCATATGTGGATCAACGGGgggatatatttatttatttatttatttatatgtttgcaTGAAGCTGAAGCAGGACGGAGGATGGAACGGTGGGGGTCACAGTGATGGAGTACTTTTACAATGAGAGCCAAAACCCCCCTCAGGACCACCGAGACCACCTGGATCGGCACCAGGTTGTCACAGCGGAGGTCGACAGCTCCGATCCGGGTGGAGATGTCAGCCTCCGCGCGCTGACCGGCTGCGTCCTGTGCGTCCTGATCGTCTCCACCCTGCTGGGTAACACTCTGGTCTGCGCCGCCGTCATCAAATTCCGCCACCTGCGCTCCAAAGTCACCAACGCGTTCGTCATCTCTCTGGCGGTGTCCGACCTGTTCGTGGCAGTGCTGGTGATGCCTTGGAGGGCGGTGTCCGAGGTGGCTGGAGTCTGGCTCTTCGGCCGCTTCTGCGACACCTGGATCGCTTTCGACATCATGTGCTCCACTGCGTCCATCCTCAACCTGTGCATCATCAGCATGGACCGCTACTGGGCCATCTCCAGCCCCTTCAAGTACGAACGCAAGATGACGCGCAGGTTCGCCTTCCTGATGATCGGCGTCGCCTGGACACTGTCCATCCTCATCTCCTTCATCCCCGTGCAGCTGAACTGGCACCGCGCGGACAACTCCACGGCGGACAACCCGGACGACTGCAACGCCAGCCTGAACCGGACCTACGCCATCTCCTCCTCCCTGATAAGCTTCTACATCCCCGTGGTGATCATGGTGGGGACGTACACGCGTATTTTCCGCATCGCTCAAACCCAAATTAGACGGATCTCCTCTTTGGAGAGAGCTGCGGGGCAGCGTGCACAAAACCACCGCCACCGCGCTTCGGCGCACGAGGAGAGCTCGctgaaaacatcttttaaacgGGAAACTAAAGTTTTAAAGACATTGTCGATCATCATGGGGGTCTTTGTGTTTTGCTGGCTGCCGTTTTTTGTCCTGAACTGCGTGGTGCCTTTCTGCGACGCAGACAAGCTCGGGCAGCCGCCGTGCGTCAGCGACACCACCTTCAGCATCTTCGTGTGGTTCGGCTGGGCCAACTCGTCTCTGAATCCAGTCATTTATGCCTTTAACGCCGACTTCAGGAAGGCTTTCTCCTCCATCCTGGGTTGTAACAAGTACTGCTCCACGTCCACGGTGGAGACGGTGGACTTCAGCAACGAGCTGGTGTCTTATCACCACGACACCACCATGCAGAAAGAGGCCGTGCCACCAGGTCTCGGCGCGCAGAGACTCATCCCGCCGCCCGCGCACACTACAGGAGAGCTGGAGCAGgactttgacaaagtttctGTCATTTCTGATGATTCCCGGAACCACCGGAACCTGCTGCTGCCCGCCATCCTGCAGTTCGAGTGCGAGCCGGAGATCTCTTTAGACATGATGCCCTTTAACTCGCCCGATCCCGCCGATTGTTATGTTATCCCGGGTCAAATCCAGGACCAGTGAACGACATAGACCTGTAGTCTTTTAAATCATGCATGACCCATGCTGAGTTTTGACCCTTCTGAGCAGGAATTTGGTTTAACTTTTGCCCTTTGGTGTCGTTTCTATTGAGAAAAAAGTACCAAAATCAAGTCTATTAGTTTTTAGATACTAATTgtcagtttaaatgaaaaattttatttcttgtccTGTTTCCGGTTCACAAATCCatcatttaaacagcaaaacatCGAGACCCAGAATATGAAGCTATTGTAAACTTAGGATAAAAAGTTAGAGAATTTTTATTTGGTGGTTTATTTCTCCCGTTTAATAATACACAAGTAATTTTAGAGAATTTATTTAGTGAGTTTGTGAAACTCAGATTTACCCAAATTATTTACTCTCTTTCAAATAAAGAATCTGAATCAGCTCTGTTTCATGCAAAGACAACTTAAAGATTCAAACGGTTTCAAAGTAAATCTTTGATTGGTCCAAAAGTAAATTAACATTCAAATTATTGGTGAACAGaaagaaatgtaattaaataagtTTATGGCAGCAGTACTAACATTAACAACTGCTGTCCAACAGCTTTACGTCTGCACCAGCGTGTGTCTCTCCCTGTCACCCACCACATTAATGGTGGAAATTTTAACattcaaacagaacaaaacatctCAACAACATCCAGGATGTAAAGCACGTAACTCAAATTTATGGGGCAACAATCACAAAAGTTTAAAACCCTGCAGAATATGCATTTCCCATCAGCCTTTGCAGTCTCTGCACACTGTCAAGTTGAACAAATTTAACTAGATGCTGGAGTTTATCAAAGATAATATTACATTTTGACATGAAGAATATTAAAAGCTGAAGCTTGGATGCAGTTAGAGATAAAGAAATgcagtaaatgagaaaaatgttgaacACGAACCTGATTTTCATGATGGGAGTAAAATTTAATCATGTCTTTTGAATGAGAATCAGTAGCTGAGAAAGTACTGCGTGCTTTCTCTGTAATCTATCACTGACAATGAACACATCAAATTAAATATTCCTCATAAACTCTGAACACAGCACCAAAAAAACGTGTTAGGACTGAAAATATGCCTGTCATCTCGTTTTGGCTCATTCAGTTACGGTGCAGAGAGGGTTAATAAATTaacttgaataaaataaattcaatcaCTTGTTGCAAATAGACACAATTAATTTAAGTTGGTTCTacaattcttttaattttggggggtggcatggctcagtgggtataGTGGTCGTCCTCTAGCTCAAGGGTTGATCCCTGCGCATCGAGCTCATTTCgaggtgtccttgagcaagacacctgacccctagttgctcctgatgggttgtggttgagcacTTTGCATTGCAGCATCccccatctgtgtgtgtgtgtgtgtgtgtgaatgggcgGATGTGACGtatgcaaagcactttgaataaaagcgctacagaccatttaccatttatgaGTTCAAGTTAATTAAATCAACAAACAACCAAGCAAAAGAATTAAGTGGGATTAATGGGAAAAAGTTCTTTAGATTAACTTCAGACAAATTAACAGAGTGTGCTGGTGTTGTACTAAACATGGTTTTAAAGCCTGAACTGTCACCCCCACAACAAAGTAGAACTTGTAAGGATGGTGCTGTGGAACAAGTAACATGGACATCTTAAAGCCAATCAGTCAATGTTTTtgtataaagcactttacaacaacACTTGTTGATCAAGTGCTGCAGAGATAAAAACCAGAATGATGTGGTCATGTTTATGGGATAGAATAACCCAGGAGAGAATTTAAAGTTCAGTGTGAAATCTGACCAGATGGAAGGATCAAActctttctttcctccttttaaACTCCAATCTTATCTGGTCTGTCTTCAGCTTCGTTATTCCCAGTAAAAGGGATGAAATGCTTTGTTATGTGTGCAGCTGTTTAGCATCATCTGTCTGGTCCTGTGGATTTGTTACATAAATCCGACCAACTGGAAGGAGTTGCTTCTTCCATCTGGATCTGTTTGGTCTCTATCCAAACATCTGCTCCATCTTCTCAGTCTGGATCTCCATGCCCTCTCTAATGGACAGGTTAACAtaatctttgttgttttaattaccTAAATAATAGAACTCCATATTTCTGAGGGTCAGACTTTCTGTTAAAGCCTTCAGACTCACCTGTCATGCAGCTGCAGATGCAGTCGGCATGAAAGGTGGGAATGAAGAGGGTGGAATTGGAAAActtccctgtgatgtgttcCAGATCAAACCAATAatgaaataaactaatttatGATATTTTAGGGGGGCTTAGGAATCTTTTAGGGTGGCTCCAGACCTTCTGGGTCACAGATGTTGAggtgtgttgctcattccacagaagcaccaACACCaacttaaagagaaaaacaatccACCAAACATACATTTCCTGACTTTTTGTGCAGTTTATTATGCAGCCGTTTTCTGGTTCACtcagtttttatgttaatttgatttaaagtgGTTTAACAGAAATTAGATTAACATCAACCAACCTCAAAATGGCATTCGTGATCTGAAAAGCTTTAAGAAAAAACCAGGAATAGAGTTGGAAGCACATCACCGCGAGTCGCACTTCATGCCcaaagtttaaaaacacaataggCTTTAAAAGCTGTGTGCATGAAGGATGCAGTAACATTCAGAATCAAGTTGTTTGATCTGAGTGTTGCTGCCTTTGATATGTTAAAGACAGCTAATAAATGGAAGGATGATTGGTGGCAATTACATCATTAGTTTCTGTGTCTAATTGCCTCTTCAGGTAATTGCAGGCTGCTTTGGTTTGAGCCAAATCGAATGTGAAGCTGAATCAGAAATGAGACGAGAGTAAATCTCTCAGTAAAGTTGGTGCCACAAAAACCAGACTGGGGCACCAGATGTGAGAGGAACTCATATTTATCTATAACATACTTTATATAATTGTTGTTTATTTCTAATGATTTTTATGTTAAGATGTTGGATATTTGGAGATTtgttttgctaaataaaaatcacaataaggACTCTTTGAATCCAGACTGCACCATATTCTGTATTGAGCTTCAAAATGTTCTGATTatgtaaaaacaataataaaaattagggataatatttctatttttttttatattaaaacaggATAAAAAACCTACCCTCCACTTtttcaggtccaccttctagtaccggatcgtccttttttaatcctggtgtgatagatgaagcaggtggtggaaaccttcctcagaggttttctccatattaacatgacagcatcacacagttgctgcaggtttgtcggctgcatccatgatgagaatctcccgttccaccacatcccaaagctgctctactggactgagatctagtggctgtggaggccgttggagtccagtgaactcatcgtcatgttctagaaagcaggtggagatgatctgagctttgtgacatggtgcattatcctgctggaagtagcatcagaagatgctccactgtggtcataaagggatggacatggtcagcaacaatactcaggtaggctgtgctggttaaaccaggccacgttggtactaaggggcccaaagtgggccaagaaaatctccccccaccatgacaccagcagcagcctgaagtattggtccaaggcaggatggatccatgttttcatgatgtttccagcagattctgagtctaacatctgaatgtggagctgaaacggagactcatcagaccagcaacgtttctccatcttctattgtccagtgttggtgagtgtgtgtgaatggtagcctcagtttcctgttcttagctgacaggaggcacccggtgtgtcttctgctgcatcctggtccagacaactgctgctcgatggatattttctcttcttcagaccattcccTGTCAACTCTGGAGATGGCACTCAGGCCTGTTCCCAGCTGTCAGCTTGCTCCTGTCCAGGCAGATGGATGCAAACAGTGAAAACCTGCTAGCACCTGGACAGCGGCTGCAGCGGGTAAGCAGCTGATGGTATCTGGACACCTCTGCctctgtggtctgtttgttcaCACAGGATCTCAGTTAGCTCCTGCTCACTTAGCAGGTTCCAATCCTGGAAGCTAATTGTTCAACCTGGGAAACTGCTGTTCCTCCTCTGGCCTCTTCTTTTCTAGCCGTAAAGCCCTACCCTGAAATAGTCAGGTGTTGTTCCTT
This genomic interval carries:
- the LOC121632682 gene encoding D(5)-like dopamine receptor gives rise to the protein MEYFYNESQNPPQDHRDHLDRHQVVTAEVDSSDPGGDVSLRALTGCVLCVLIVSTLLGNTLVCAAVIKFRHLRSKVTNAFVISLAVSDLFVAVLVMPWRAVSEVAGVWLFGRFCDTWIAFDIMCSTASILNLCIISMDRYWAISSPFKYERKMTRRFAFLMIGVAWTLSILISFIPVQLNWHRADNSTADNPDDCNASLNRTYAISSSLISFYIPVVIMVGTYTRIFRIAQTQIRRISSLERAAGQRAQNHRHRASAHEESSLKTSFKRETKVLKTLSIIMGVFVFCWLPFFVLNCVVPFCDADKLGQPPCVSDTTFSIFVWFGWANSSLNPVIYAFNADFRKAFSSILGCNKYCSTSTVETVDFSNELVSYHHDTTMQKEAVPPGLGAQRLIPPPAHTTGELEQDFDKVSVISDDSRNHRNLLLPAILQFECEPEISLDMMPFNSPDPADCYVIPGQIQDQ